A genomic window from Flavobacterium hankyongi includes:
- a CDS encoding zinc-dependent metalloprotease — protein MKKLFLKSMPFMMLTSFLLTSCQQDDVIDDKTDENKTLTVNANDPQVVKLLEMGFKLVNIKEFDDYYLVENDMIFYKNENYNQKQAHGNRLVYMDKVNTMTVKIDNSIPATGNWRQAITNAVNDWNNIADCRIIFSITTNTTADIYVVNDPSISSPLIAALPYGGNPGSQIKINLNHSSLIDLPESGRKRAVMHELGHTIGFVHSNGIANGEGNSPNGYITIPNTPYGGGIYIDADSVMNSSLTTAIGFSSYDLIASKYLYPDTYSINDLITFPVEGTREVNGGGGLHAYWKASYIPSANVKIEVFKEGILKQTLIVPNTGFSYYDTFSSGFYKVKISSETNPNLYDEVNFEYFMD, from the coding sequence ATGAAAAAATTATTTTTAAAGTCAATGCCCTTTATGATGTTGACTAGTTTCCTTTTAACTTCATGTCAACAGGATGATGTAATTGATGACAAAACGGATGAAAACAAAACATTAACTGTTAATGCAAATGACCCTCAAGTTGTTAAGCTACTGGAAATGGGTTTCAAACTTGTTAATATTAAAGAGTTTGATGATTATTATCTTGTCGAAAATGATATGATATTCTACAAAAATGAAAATTACAATCAAAAGCAAGCCCATGGAAACAGATTAGTATACATGGATAAAGTTAATACGATGACTGTAAAAATTGATAATTCAATACCTGCAACTGGAAATTGGAGACAAGCCATAACCAATGCCGTAAATGACTGGAATAATATTGCTGATTGCCGTATCATTTTTTCAATAACAACCAATACCACTGCCGATATTTATGTGGTTAATGACCCTTCTATTTCTTCTCCATTAATCGCTGCTTTGCCATATGGAGGCAATCCTGGTTCACAAATTAAAATAAATTTAAATCATTCTAGTCTTATAGATCTTCCTGAATCAGGGAGAAAAAGAGCTGTAATGCATGAACTCGGACACACAATTGGATTTGTACACAGTAATGGAATAGCAAATGGAGAAGGTAACAGCCCTAATGGATATATTACAATTCCTAATACACCTTATGGAGGTGGCATATATATAGATGCTGATTCAGTAATGAATTCAAGTTTAACAACTGCAATTGGATTTTCTTCTTATGATTTAATTGCTTCAAAATATTTATACCCAGATACATACTCTATTAATGATTTGATAACTTTTCCTGTTGAAGGAACTAGAGAGGTTAATGGTGGTGGTGGCTTACATGCCTATTGGAAAGCCTCATATATCCCATCGGCAAATGTGAAAATTGAAGTTTTTAAAGAGGGAATATTAAAACAAACCTTAATTGTACCAAATACTGGATTTTCTTATTATGATACGTTTTCTTCAGGCTTCTATAAAGTCAAAATATCATCGGAGACAAATCCAAATTTGTATGATGAAGTGAATTTTGAATATTTTATGGATTAA
- a CDS encoding cytochrome-c peroxidase: MKNILSLVKKAIVLYSLLLFTLSCKKDNSYESRDSFIQLEKEYKNNLEKCSEALDNITNALSIEDFKSLYSEARKQFKFAEPIMAFIDESNYKSLNQPNIIKVTEEDGTNIRTSKPFGFQVLEELIYNPNPDLKQIQKEAKLTSCRVKLLKNNCSLSQLDNHHILWILRDAINRVALKGITGFDSTAAFSSLEDSKNVYQSLKNILFIFETSFTDKALYKQWISEIEKSQKAFEADFNDFDRYTFIKNHTHKTLSLWNKTVTDWKVTFSIKQPLQYNIVSLFDKNTFNITHFTDQEDPTNPAKIALGKQLFNDKKLSDSKTISCASCHQAKLAFTDGKSKSPGIKRNSPTLLYAGLQKGFFYDNRTGGLEGQIVDVVTNPNEFHSSLEKMVAYVKKSPEYPAIFQKIFKQSPSDYNIRMVIASYILSLNPFDSKFDRNISNKENTLTQSEKNGFNIFMGKAKCATCHFAPLFNGTVPVSFRESEMELIGVPESKNKIKPKIDLDLGRFEVFKTENRKYFFKTPTLRNIAKTAPYMHNGVYTTLEEVVDFYNDGGGNGLGFQLEFQTLPFDKLELTSKEKSDLVAFLKTLNDYE, encoded by the coding sequence ATGAAAAACATTTTAAGTTTGGTAAAAAAGGCTATTGTTTTATATAGCCTTTTACTATTTACCTTAAGTTGCAAAAAAGACAATTCTTACGAATCGAGGGACTCTTTCATTCAACTCGAAAAAGAATACAAAAACAATTTAGAAAAATGTTCGGAAGCACTTGATAATATCACAAATGCTTTATCTATTGAAGATTTTAAATCTTTATACAGTGAAGCCAGAAAACAATTCAAATTCGCAGAACCTATTATGGCTTTCATTGACGAAAGTAATTACAAATCCCTAAACCAACCCAATATCATAAAAGTAACGGAAGAAGATGGTACTAATATCCGAACCAGCAAACCATTTGGGTTTCAGGTATTGGAAGAATTGATATACAATCCAAATCCGGATCTCAAGCAGATACAGAAAGAAGCAAAACTTACCTCATGCAGAGTAAAACTTTTAAAAAACAACTGTTCGCTCTCTCAATTAGACAACCATCACATCCTTTGGATTCTTCGGGATGCCATAAATAGAGTCGCGCTAAAAGGGATTACTGGTTTTGACAGTACTGCTGCTTTTTCTTCGTTGGAAGACAGTAAAAACGTGTATCAATCCTTAAAAAACATCCTCTTTATTTTCGAGACATCTTTTACAGACAAAGCACTTTACAAGCAATGGATATCTGAAATTGAAAAATCTCAAAAAGCGTTTGAGGCTGATTTTAATGATTTTGATCGGTATACTTTTATCAAAAACCACACCCATAAAACGCTATCACTTTGGAACAAAACCGTAACCGATTGGAAAGTGACCTTTAGCATAAAGCAACCTTTGCAATACAATATTGTATCGCTGTTCGATAAAAACACCTTCAACATCACCCATTTTACCGATCAAGAAGATCCTACGAATCCTGCAAAAATAGCCTTAGGTAAACAATTGTTTAACGACAAAAAACTTTCTGATTCCAAAACCATTAGCTGCGCCAGTTGTCATCAGGCGAAACTGGCTTTTACAGACGGAAAATCAAAATCGCCAGGAATCAAACGAAATTCTCCTACATTATTATATGCCGGTCTTCAAAAAGGCTTTTTTTACGACAATCGCACTGGAGGTCTTGAAGGTCAAATTGTAGATGTGGTAACCAACCCGAACGAATTTCACAGTTCATTGGAGAAGATGGTTGCTTATGTAAAAAAATCGCCCGAATACCCAGCAATTTTCCAAAAAATATTCAAACAATCTCCATCAGATTATAATATACGAATGGTTATTGCTTCTTACATACTGTCATTAAATCCGTTCGATTCAAAATTTGACAGAAACATTTCAAACAAAGAAAATACCTTAACACAAAGCGAAAAAAATGGATTCAATATTTTCATGGGAAAAGCCAAATGTGCAACCTGCCATTTTGCTCCGCTTTTTAATGGAACAGTACCCGTAAGCTTCCGCGAATCGGAAATGGAACTGATTGGTGTTCCAGAATCTAAGAATAAAATAAAGCCGAAAATTGATCTGGATTTAGGGCGATTCGAAGTATTTAAAACAGAAAACAGAAAGTATTTCTTCAAAACACCTACCCTTCGTAACATTGCTAAAACCGCACCTTATATGCACAATGGGGTTTATACTACTTTGGAAGAAGTGGTCGATTTTTATAATGATGGTGGTGGCAATGGCTTGGGTTTTCAACTCGAATTTCAAACGTTGCCTTTTGACAAATTGGAGCTAACCTCTAAAGAAAAATCTGATTTGGTTGCGTTTTTAAAAACCTTAAATGATTATGAATAA
- a CDS encoding PhoX family protein, whose protein sequence is MKTLNVLMSAALLGSFIACNSNDDNATNNESTNPVELKSHSKTPILISKKAGFENLEIYSILSSEDKLVNSPDFVYGSMADGNGLLKNADGTYSLMNNIEAHYSVARITFDKTFKPVKGEYVLNATATANTAMCSGTLVTPEEHGFGPLFLSGGEWDGNSKNVFATDPFKNANFAGTGKTLPALGQWDVENAVPLGKDAYSNKTVILIGDDTSNDSTPKGQLGMYVGNRGDLENGKLYGLKVISSGINFEMDMQEGTSYDVSFVEYNEKTYNEIETESATKGIMGFSRVEDIDYRKGSAENNREFYFAVTGRKKTGLIGKGTAYGRIYKVVLDANNPLIGKITCVLDGDKLTGKAKQFHSPDNLVATKDYLYIQEDPNGYPDTADKTHYAYLYQYNLKTGVLKVVLECDQVTAETKGYGPKTTAWEFTGMVDISDKIGIEGSFLIITQNHSWTNPNFFDPKAVTSTTYKEGSTLYLVKGLER, encoded by the coding sequence ATGAAAACTTTAAACGTTTTAATGAGTGCAGCTTTATTAGGATCATTTATTGCCTGTAACTCTAATGATGACAACGCAACAAACAACGAATCAACTAATCCAGTTGAATTAAAAAGTCATTCAAAAACTCCGATTTTAATCAGTAAAAAAGCAGGTTTTGAAAATTTAGAAATCTATTCTATATTAAGTTCAGAGGACAAATTAGTAAACTCTCCTGATTTTGTTTACGGTTCAATGGCCGATGGAAATGGTTTATTAAAAAATGCTGATGGAACTTATTCACTAATGAATAATATAGAAGCACACTACTCTGTAGCCCGAATAACTTTCGACAAAACTTTCAAACCAGTTAAGGGAGAATATGTGTTAAATGCAACAGCAACAGCAAATACTGCAATGTGTTCAGGTACTTTAGTTACACCTGAAGAACATGGTTTTGGTCCATTATTTCTTTCAGGAGGTGAATGGGATGGAAACTCTAAAAACGTATTTGCAACCGATCCTTTTAAAAACGCTAATTTTGCAGGAACTGGAAAAACATTGCCAGCTTTAGGGCAATGGGATGTTGAAAATGCAGTGCCACTAGGTAAAGATGCTTACAGCAATAAAACAGTTATCTTAATTGGCGATGACACATCAAATGACTCAACTCCTAAAGGACAATTGGGAATGTATGTTGGTAATCGAGGTGATTTAGAAAATGGTAAATTGTATGGTTTAAAAGTTATTTCTTCAGGAATCAACTTCGAAATGGATATGCAAGAAGGTACATCTTATGATGTTTCTTTTGTTGAATATAATGAAAAAACATACAATGAAATTGAAACAGAATCAGCTACTAAAGGCATTATGGGGTTCTCGAGAGTTGAAGATATAGATTATAGAAAAGGTTCGGCTGAAAACAATCGTGAATTTTATTTTGCTGTTACGGGTAGAAAGAAAACTGGTCTTATAGGGAAAGGAACTGCTTATGGTCGAATTTACAAAGTTGTATTAGATGCAAATAATCCCTTAATCGGTAAAATCACTTGCGTTTTAGACGGAGATAAATTGACAGGAAAAGCAAAGCAATTTCATAGCCCAGACAATTTAGTTGCTACAAAAGATTATTTATACATACAAGAAGATCCGAATGGTTATCCTGATACTGCTGATAAAACTCATTATGCTTATTTATATCAGTATAATTTAAAAACTGGAGTTCTAAAAGTAGTTTTAGAATGCGACCAAGTAACTGCAGAAACAAAAGGATACGGACCAAAAACCACAGCATGGGAGTTTACTGGTATGGTAGATATATCTGATAAAATTGGTATTGAAGGTTCATTTCTTATCATTACACAAAATCACAGTTGGACAAACCCAAATTTCTTCGATCCAAAGGCAGTTACATCAACAACATACAAAGAAGGAAGTACTTTATATTTAGTTAAAGGATTAGAAAGATAA
- a CDS encoding DUF1003 domain-containing protein, which yields MFTSAISGLEFNDNEKVLGKTIRIPVLNLIKEDYPDFSIQDYIADTELNIYREKYISRYLSTEVNQLSDLHKKIIDSINDDKSFVNKVEDEVDIRNYGQVIADKVAAFGGSWTFIIAFFIFILFWIGSNVFLLTNKGFDPYPFILLNLILSCIAALQAPVIMMSQNRQEEKDRERAKKDYMINLKAEVEIRMLDEKIDHLIMNQQQELIEIQKVQIEMMNDILQRIQK from the coding sequence ATGTTTACAAGTGCAATTTCAGGATTAGAATTTAACGACAATGAAAAAGTTTTAGGAAAAACCATTCGAATCCCAGTCTTGAATTTAATTAAAGAAGATTATCCCGATTTTAGCATTCAAGATTATATCGCAGATACCGAGTTGAATATATATCGCGAAAAATATATATCCAGGTATTTATCTACCGAAGTGAATCAGTTATCTGATTTGCATAAAAAAATCATTGACTCTATCAACGATGATAAGTCATTCGTAAATAAAGTTGAAGATGAGGTAGATATTCGAAATTACGGACAAGTAATTGCTGATAAAGTAGCGGCTTTTGGAGGTAGTTGGACTTTTATCATCGCATTTTTTATTTTTATCCTATTTTGGATTGGTTCCAATGTGTTTCTTTTGACAAATAAAGGATTTGATCCTTATCCCTTTATCTTATTGAATTTGATTTTGTCTTGTATTGCAGCATTGCAAGCTCCTGTTATTATGATGAGCCAAAATCGACAAGAAGAAAAAGATCGTGAACGGGCTAAAAAAGATTACATGATTAATTTAAAAGCAGAAGTTGAAATTAGGATGTTAGATGAAAAGATAGACCATCTTATTATGAATCAGCAACAAGAGTTAATTGAGATACAAAAAGTGCAAATAGAAATGATGAATGATATTTTACAACGCATTCAAAAATAA
- the rocD gene encoding ornithine--oxo-acid transaminase produces the protein MAVLEKLSSAEAIALEDKHGAHNYHPLPVVLNRGEGVYVWDVEGKKYYDFLSAYSAVNQGHCHPRIVGAMMQQAQTLTLTSRAFYNDKLGVYEQYITNYFGFDKVLPMNTGAEAVETALKLCRKWAYEKKGINENEAQIIVCENNFHGRTTTIISFSNDENARKNFGPYTAGFIKIAYDDIDALEKAITSSPNIAGFLVEPIQGEAGVYVPSEGYLAKAKALCEKHNVLFIADEVQTGIARTGKLLAVHHENVQPDILILGKALSGGAYPVSAVLANDSIMNVIKPGQHGSTFGGNPVAAAVAIEALEVVKDEQLAENSERLGKIFRQELANYIETSNIATLVRGKGLLNAVVINDTEESDTAWNICMKLAENGLLAKPTHGNIIRFAPPLVMNEEQLRDCVSIIISTLKSFEK, from the coding sequence ATGGCAGTTTTAGAAAAATTAAGTTCAGCAGAAGCCATTGCATTAGAGGACAAACACGGAGCACATAACTATCATCCACTACCAGTAGTTTTAAATAGAGGAGAAGGTGTTTATGTTTGGGATGTAGAAGGAAAAAAATATTACGATTTCTTGTCGGCTTACTCGGCAGTAAATCAAGGACATTGTCATCCGCGAATTGTTGGTGCAATGATGCAACAAGCACAAACATTGACGTTAACATCGAGAGCGTTTTATAATGATAAATTAGGCGTTTACGAGCAATATATAACCAATTACTTTGGATTTGATAAAGTGTTACCAATGAATACTGGTGCTGAAGCCGTTGAAACAGCTTTGAAACTTTGTAGAAAATGGGCTTATGAGAAAAAAGGGATAAATGAAAATGAAGCTCAAATTATCGTTTGTGAAAATAACTTCCACGGAAGAACAACTACCATTATTTCTTTTTCGAATGATGAAAATGCACGTAAAAACTTCGGACCATACACAGCGGGATTTATCAAAATTGCATATGATGATATTGATGCTTTAGAAAAAGCTATTACATCATCACCCAATATTGCAGGATTCTTGGTGGAACCAATTCAAGGTGAAGCGGGAGTTTATGTACCTAGTGAAGGATATTTAGCAAAAGCAAAAGCTTTATGTGAAAAACATAATGTTTTGTTTATTGCTGATGAGGTTCAAACAGGAATTGCACGTACTGGTAAATTACTAGCGGTGCATCATGAAAATGTACAACCAGATATTTTAATTTTAGGAAAAGCATTGTCTGGAGGAGCGTATCCAGTTTCGGCAGTATTAGCCAATGACTCAATTATGAATGTAATCAAGCCAGGACAACATGGTTCAACTTTTGGAGGAAACCCAGTTGCGGCTGCAGTTGCTATAGAAGCTTTAGAAGTTGTAAAAGATGAACAGTTAGCTGAAAACTCTGAACGATTAGGAAAAATTTTCCGTCAAGAATTAGCAAATTATATTGAGACTTCAAACATTGCTACTTTGGTTCGTGGTAAAGGCTTATTAAATGCTGTTGTGATTAATGATACTGAAGAAAGTGATACTGCTTGGAATATTTGTATGAAATTAGCAGAAAATGGTTTGCTAGCTAAACCAACTCATGGAAATATTATTCGTTTTGCACCGCCATTAGTAATGAACGAAGAACAATTAAGAGATTGTGTTTCAATAATC